A part of Gambusia affinis linkage group LG19, SWU_Gaff_1.0, whole genome shotgun sequence genomic DNA contains:
- the LOC122822573 gene encoding galectin-3-binding protein A-like: protein MDVFPQNLLVAFILSLLYVSGRTYRLDFLKGNSEPKEGNVRLFGSESPSEGRVEIYHDGKWGTVCDDNWDMAEAQVVCRQLNFPGAKSVVIGKDYGKASGPIWLDEIACTGKEKQLVSCQFSGWGKTDCTHKEDVGVICESRNDVTLSDSTHSLDHSIGLSGDLGEIFDSGTACDFLITFQTPSGNKNDVGTEEMIETTICAHKVILMLYPYFSASAGANNITVTVSKPCQSYFTSFFRYLYTRKTDITYSSAMCLHQLASAFGINQLKEDIGRLFSNILPDDASFQSQVSLYKYALESKDLVLEENCVQYMAWNFQNLTSSPVWPELPVELLRSLLTRSDLVVADEYFLLQTLEGWISNNGGSLSSENQTDLLRLVRFPMISAEKLYGLETESLLFSAHRDLYRDSVLKAYQFNVLLYSNLTQLKLAKENNDYMPRIYTGETWSIAINPSAKSSSSQSQNHYGNYGYQDSYGRYGRYNGYRPYPTASPNKQLSTPLHNSLLFKNNMITWEVNVFKTQNECSRQGLRCESFPAARLAFQNYYQSKGDVLFRNRLLLTCQSKFVCQIQGFKGNMAYVNTNDSQVLAYPCPDDKYTYTFVVRPEYV from the exons ATGGACGTGTTCCCACAAAATCTACTTGTTGCTTTCATCCTTTCTCTCCTGTATGTTTCTGGAAGAACATACAGACTTGACTTTCTAA AGGGAAACTCTGAGCCAAAAGAAGGCAATGTGAGACTGTTTGGTTCTGAAAGCCCTTCAGAGGGCCGTGTGGAGATCTACCATGATGGGAAATGGGGAACAGTGTGTGATGACAACTGGGACATGGCTGAAGCCCAGGTGGTTTGTCGTCAACTCAACTTCCCTGGAGCCAAATCAGTTGTGATCGGGAAGGACTATGGAAAAG caTCTGGACCCATTTGGCTTGATGAGATTGCCTGTACAGGGAAAGAGAAACAACTTGTGTCTTGCCAGTTCAGTGGCTGGGGAAAAACTGACTGTACCCATAAAGAGGATGTTGGAGTTATCTGTGAATCAAGAA ATGATGTGACATTAAGTGACTCTACACATTCACTGGACCACAGCATTGGCCTCTCTGGTGACCTCGGTGAAATCTTTGACAGTGGTACTGCTTGTGATTTCCTGATCACTTTCCAGACCCCcagtggaaacaaaaatgatgtTGGGACTGAAGAGATGATTGAAACTACAATTTGTGCACACAAAGTGATCCTCATGTTATACCCGTACTTCAGTGCCTCAGCGGGGGCAAATAACATCACAGTGACTGTCAGCAAACCCTGCCAATCATATTTTACCTCCTTCTTCAG GTATCTTTACACCCGTAAGACTGATATCACCTACTCCTCTGCAATGTGCCTCCACCAGCTTGCTTCAGCCTTTGGAATTAACCAACTAAAGGAGGACATCGGTCGACTGTTTTCTAATATCCTCCCAGATGATGCTTCCTTTCAATCCCAAGTTTCACTTTACAAGTATGCACTTGAGTCAAAGGACTTAGTCCTAGAGGAAAACTGTGTCCAGTACATGGCCTGGAATTTCCAAAACCTGACCAGTTCTCCTGTTTGGCCTGAGCTTCCCGTGGAGCTCCTTCGTAGCCTTCTCACTCGCTCAGATTTGGTGGTTGCCGATGAGTATTTTTTACTTCAGACACTGGAAGGCTGGATCTCAAACAATGGCGGCTCCCTGAGTTCAGAAAACCAGACCGACTTGCTCCGTCTCGTTCGCTTCCCCATGATCTCTGCTGAGAAGCTGTATGGGCTGGAGACCGAATCTCTTCTCTTCAGTGCTCACAGGGATCTATATCGTGACAGTGTCTTGAAAGCATATCAGTTCAATGTTCTACTCTACAGTAATCTGACCCAATTAAAATTAGCCAAAGAGAATAACGATTATATGCCCAGAATCTACACAGGTGAGACCTGGAGTATTGCTATTAACCCTTCGGCAAAATCTTCGTCATCTCAAAGTCAAAACCACTACGGGAATTATGGCTACCAAGATAGTTATGGTCGTTATGGTCGTTATAATGGTTATCGCCCATATCCTACTGCATCCCCTAACAAGCAACTGAGCACACCTCTCCACAACAGCCTTCTGTTTAAGAACAACATGATCACCTGGGaggtaaatgtttttaaaacccaGAATGAGTGCTCAAGGCAAGGTTTGCGTTGTGAATCATTTCCGGCAGCCCGACTGGCTTTCCAGAACTATTATCAGTCTAAAGGTGATGTTCTTTTTCGAAACCGCCTTCTGTTGACGTGCCAGAGCAAGTTCGTCTGTCAGATCCAAGGGTTCAAAGGTAACATGGCTTATGTGAATACAAATGATAGCCAGGTCCTTGCATATCCCTGTCCTGATGATAAGTACACTTATACATTTGTAGTGAGACCAGAGTACGTGTGA
- the cant1a gene encoding soluble calcium-activated nucleotidase 1 isoform X1: MTQVKNSGGRRRKGCSRPPASMSAPPGYTQLEQNESMNPLRISVGGLPMLASMASPTDPRFRLKWRPIVAVAASLALLLLLLMHFGSGRSYSSQGWRPCHGSAVRDSDSQYNYTYPLTAPERTSQGMRYRIGVIADLDTNSASQKKLTWFSYMRRGYLLVSQSGDQVAVEWDTDKVVLESHLSEKGRGMELSDLVAFNGKLYSVDDRTGIIYHIDGDKAVPWVILPDGDGNVAKGFKAEWLAVKDEHLYIGGLGKEWTTTEGEFVNNNPEWVKVVGFRGDVQHENWVPRYKSMKVAAGIEPPGYFIHESAAWSDTLQRWFFLPRRASKERYEETADERRGTNLVLSCSPDFKDIKVSRVGPHIPTHGFSSFKFIPNTDDQIILALKSEEDAGKIATYITAFTLDGRILLHETKIGDVKYEGLEFI, encoded by the exons ATGACTCAGGTTAAGAACTCTGGGGGACGGAGGCGAAAAG GTTGCTCTCGGCCTCCGGCCTCCATGTCTGCTCCTCCAGGCTACACTCAACTGGAGCAGAATGAGTCTATGAACCCTTTGCGTATCTCTGTAGGAGGCCTTCCCATGCTGGCTTCCATGGCTAGTCCCACCGACCCTCGGTTCCGGCTCAAGTGGAGGCCCATCGTGGCCGTGGCCGCATCCCTGGCCttacttcttcttctcctcatgcACTTTGGTTCAGGCCGCTCATACAGCTCGCAGGGCTGGAGACCCTGCCACGGCAGCGCAGTCAGGGACAGTGATTCGCAGTACAACTACACCTACCCTCTAACTGCACCTGAGCGCACATCGCAGGGAATGCGCTACCGCATCGGGGTTATCGCGGACCTGGACACGAACTCTGCCAGTCAGAAGAAGCTGACGTGGTTCAGCTACATGCGGAGGGGGTACCTGCTGGTGTCGCAGAGTGGAGACCAGGTGGCGGTTGAATGGGACACTGACAAAGTGGTGCTGGAGAGTCACCTGTCAGAGAAGGGCAGGGGCATGGAGCTTTCTGATTTGGTGGCGTTCAATGGAAAACTCTACTCCGTCGACGATAGAACGGGTATCATCTACCATATAGACGGAGACAAGGCTGTGCCCTGGGTTATCCTGCCTGATGGAGATGGGAATGTTGCCAAAG GGTTTAAAGCTGAGTGGCTGGCAGTAAAGGATGAGCACCTGTACATTGGTGGCCTGGGGAAAGAGTGGACAACCACTGAAGGCGAGTTTGTCAACAACAACCCAGAGTGGGTGAAAGTGGTGGGCTTCCGGGGTGATGTGCAGCACGAAAACTGGGTTCCCAGGTACAAATCCATGAAAGTAGCTGCGGGAATTGAGCCGCCAG GATATTTTATTCACGAGTCGGCCGCCTGGAGCGACACCTTACAGCGATGGTTTTTCCTCCCACGTCGCGCCAGCAAAGAGCGCTACGAGGAGACGGCGGACGAGCGCCGCGGGACCAACCTCGTCCTGAGCTGCTCGCCCGATTTCAAAGACATCAAAGTGAGCCGTGTGGGGCCACATATCCCCACGCACGGTTTCTCTTCGTTCAAGTTCATCCCCAACACAGATGACCAAATCATCCTGGCGCTCAAGTCAGAAGAAGACGCGGGAAAGATTGCGACCTACATCACGGCCTTCACTCTTGACGGACGCATTCTCTTACACGAGACTAAGATTGGTGATGTGAAATACGaaggtttagagtttatatAG
- the LOC122821763 gene encoding transmembrane channel-like protein 6: MANGGSFSVNICGEDYDYENLGERGPSQDPFQLFKEPACNVHGNPEEIQMEMFTENKDTSDSESTSSSKESSNGCRMRSLQRNNWSAATRRVLSSMPSRKIGLHSSADMAVKETCALQRHQTSSRDSLHISRVTQDDITSPEFEEISTEDRANDLAGSGLWCAETNKEQLMSELRGLSESEGMRKLRAMPLSLVDKMEIRKHSFSPLAKNSAINRNSPCHNLPCLYLSRMWRHCRYTPRFSTSLKLWNSSMKKLSGRYGTGVLSYFTFLRTLLFINLLFFIITFLFLVLPQAIYPPPDSHHKPFYWIELLTGMGYLSQSLMFYGYYSNITIKTTSITSMVPYCIPTAYFFTITISFFIICIILVYSMSKSFGKSFQVFKSNGKLSENVFCSWDFKVTKKPSIRLQSEKISTWLKEQLSELTSREEERTLTQRFCNFLVHVAAWFICLASIFFSAFGVYLLSKQPISKMLQNLDLLFMAAVVSGFNLLLPGIFNFCAWIEKHNSPSTRVYVSIFRNLLLKVSIIGMLCYHWLGKIAVEQDPQVSKCWENFVGQELYRLLLMDFIFTVLYTFLGEFVWRIFSQKILRKNRKPVFDIARNVLELVYGQTLTWLGVLFAPLLPAVQIAKLFVLFYMKKNSLMLNCQASKKPWRATRMTTTFITLLFFPSFLGAAIFLAYTVWIIKPSSGCGPFRNLTSMLESVNLWAERMKDYHQILSWLIRAYKAFTDNPIFLFMPSGVFLLLIYFRIQVVDGQRKIIRRLEKQIDDESKDKKFLISQLQYWYEENNPNSTKRYR, translated from the exons ATGGCAAACGGTGGGAGCTTCAGTGTCAACATTTGTGGAGAGGATTATGACTAcga AAACCTTGGAGAACGTGGACCCAGTCAGGACCCTTTCCAACTCTTTAAAGAACCAGCATGTAATGTTCATGGGAATCCTGAAGAAATACAGATGGAAATgttcacagaaaacaaagacacGTCTG ACAGCGAGTCAACAAGCAGCAGCAAGGAATCATCTAATGGATGCCGAATGAGATCTTTGCAAAGAAACAACTGGTCAGCCGCTACAAGGAGGGTACTCTCCTCCATGCCCAGTCGTAAAATTG GGTTACATAGTTCTGCAGACATGGCTGTGAAAGAAACATGTGCACTACAGAGGCACCAGACCTCGTCCCGTGACTCCCTCCACATCTCCAGAGTGACCCAGGATGACATCACATCACCAGAGTTTGAGGAAATCAGTACTGAAG ACAGAGCAAATGATTTGGCTGGTTCAGGCTTGTGGTGCGCTGAAACCAATAAGGAGCAGCTGATGTCAGAACTCCGAGGCCTCTCTGAGAGTGAAGGCATGCGTAAGCTGCGAGCCATGCCACTCAGCCTGGTGGACAAGATGGAAATCAG GAAGCATTCTTTTAGCCCTTTAGCTAAAAATTCGGCCATCAACAGGAACTCCCCTTGCCATAATCTTCCATGCTTGTACCTTTCAAGG ATGTGGCGCCATTGCAGATATACCCCCCGATTTTCGACCTCTCTCAAGTTGTGGAACTCTTCCATGAAAAAACTTAGTGGACGTTATGGAACCGGCGTTCTCTCCTACTTCACTTTTCTCCGAACACTCCTGTTCATCAACCTGCTTTTCTTCATTATTACTTTCTTGTTTCTGGTCCTTCCTCAAGCCATCTACCCTCCACCTGACTCCCATCACAAGCCTTTCTATTGGATTGAACTTCTCACAGGCATG GGTTACCTTTCTCAGAGCTTGATGTTTTATGGTTATTATTCAAACATCACGATTAAAACTACGAGCATAACATCTATGGTACCTTACTGCATACCAACTGCCTATTTTTTTACCATCACAATTTCCTTCTTTATTATCTGCATTATCCTGGTGTACAG CATGTCCAAGTCTTTTGGGAAAAGCTTTCAGGTGTTCAAGTCCAACGGGAAGCTGTCAGAAAACGTTTTTTGCTCCTGGGACTTTAAAGTCACCAAAAAGCCTTCCATCAGACTTCAGTCTGAGAAGATCAGCACTTGGCTCAAA GAACAGCTTTCTGAGCTGACCAGCAGAGAAGAGGAAAGGACTCTCACGCAGCGGTTCTGCAACTTCCTCGTGCATGTGGCAGCATGGTTCATTTGCCTGGCCAGCATCTTCTTCAGTGCCTTTGGTGTCTACTTACTTTCAAAG CAGCCCATCAGTAAAATGCTTCAGAATCTTGATTTGCTGTTCATGGCTGCAGTGGTGTCTGGCTTCAACCTGCTGCTGCCTGGGATCTTCAATTTCTGTGCTTGGATCGAGAAGCATAACTCGCCCAGCACACGTGTTTATGTCTCCATCTTCAG AAATCTGCTGCTGAAGGTCAGCATTATTGGTATGCTGTGTTACCACTGGCTTGGAAAAATTGCTGTAGAACAAGACCCTCAAGTTTCAAAG TGCTGGGAGAATTTTGTGGGGCAGGAACTTTATCGCCTGCTCCTGATGGACTTCATCTTTACGGTGCTTTACACTTTTCTAGGCGAGTTCGTATGGAG GATTTTCtcccaaaaaatattaagaaagaaCAGAAAGCCAGTGTTTGACATTGCTCGAAATGTTCTGGAACTCGTATATGGACAAACACTGACTTG GCTTGGGGTGTTGTTTGCTCCTCTCCTCCCCGCTGTCCAAATTGCAAAACTGTTTGTGCTGTTTTACATGAAGAAG AACAGCCTGATGCTCAACTGTCAGGCATCCAAAAAACCCTGGAGGGCAACTCGTATGACGACAACATTCATTACTCTCTTGTTCTTCCCCTCTTTTCTTGGTGCTGCTATTTTTCTTGCGTATACGGTTTGGAT AATCAAACCATCATCAGGATGTGGCCCTTTTAGGAACCTAACCAGTATGTTGGAGTCTGTGAACCTGTGGGCTGAGAGGATGAAGGACTATCACCAAATTCTTTCTTGGCTCATTCGAGCTTACAAAGCTTTCACAGATAACCCAATCTTCTTGTTCATGCCCTCTGGTGTATTTCT aCTGCTGATATATTTCCGTATTCAGGTAGTAGATGGCCAAAGAAAAATCATCAGACGGTTAGAAAAGCAAATTGACGAT GaaagtaaagacaaaaaattcCTCATAAGCCAACTGCAGTATTGGTATGAGGAAAACAATCCAAATTCTACTAAGAGATACAGGTGA
- the LOC122821765 gene encoding polyadenylate-binding protein 8-like produces MDSDISERALKKLIIMELPRKFWADLSKFYDLDHGLFITDLNPNINEGYVAAYFKPFGCVTMCKVKNSSDSSKGRLAYVRFSTEAEADEADWAGPHFIGGTECKVRRVVSPKI; encoded by the exons ATGGATTCTG atatCAGTGAGAGAGCActtaaaaagttaataattatGGAGCTCCCAAGGAAGTTCTGGGCTGACTTGTCCAAATTCTATGATTTG GATCATGGCTTGTTCATCACAGACCTAAATCCCAACATAAATGAAGGTTATGTGGCTGcctattttaaaccttttggaTGTGTCACAATGTGCAAG GTCAAGAATAGCTCCGATTCTTCAAAGGGTAGACTGGCCTATGTGAGGTTTTCCACCGAAGCTGAAGCAGACGAAGCAGACTGGGCTGGTCCTCACTTTATCGGAGGGACAGAATGTAAAGTTAGACGGGTTGTCAGTCCAAAG ATCTAA
- the syngr2a gene encoding synaptogyrin-2a: MQSNAYGASLAGGAFDFESFVKKPQTILRFLSWVFSIVVFASITAEGYINPYTAGETKCMFNNNDSACSYAVGIGILAFLACVIFLILDAYFPNISNAKERKYIVVGDLAFSGAWTFLWFICFCVLTNQWTKTNIESVKADAARAVIAFSFFSMVTWALLSYFALGRYRQGVSEFNQDYTDPAQDHSSPYPPAPSSYQQAPFTNSQGQQGEYQPPTY, translated from the exons ATGCAGAGCAATGCTTATGGTGCCTCTCTGGCCGGCGGAGCCTTTGATTTTGAGAGCTTTGTGAAAAAACCACAGACTATTCTGCGCTTCCTGAGCTGG GTATTTTCCATAGTGGTTTTTGCAAGCATTACAGCTGAAGGCTACATTAACCCATATACAGCGGGAGAAACCAAATGCATGTTCAACAATAATGACAGTGCATGCAGCTATGCGGTGGGAATTGGAATCCTGGCCTTCTTGGCTTGTGTCATCTTCTTGATACTGGACGCCTATTTCCCAAACATCAGTAatgccaaagaaagaaaatacatcgTTGTTGGAGATCTAGCCTTTTCAg GGGCTTGGACATTCCTCTGGTTCATCTGCTTCTGTGTCCTGACCAACCAGTGGACCAAAACCAACATCGAGTCTGTCAAGGCTGACGCCGCCAGGGCCGTGATCGCATTCTCCTTTTTCTCGATGGTTACCTGG GCTCTTTTGTCCTATTTTGCACTAGGAAGATATCGCCAAGGAGTGAGTGAGTTTAATCAGGATTACACAGACCCCGCCCAGGACCACTCCTCTCCGTACCCGCCTGCCCCGTCGAGCTACCAGCAAGCGCCTTTCACCAACAGCCAAGGGCAACAAGGGGAGTATCAACCTCCAACATACTGA
- the cant1a gene encoding soluble calcium-activated nucleotidase 1 isoform X2, producing the protein MSAPPGYTQLEQNESMNPLRISVGGLPMLASMASPTDPRFRLKWRPIVAVAASLALLLLLLMHFGSGRSYSSQGWRPCHGSAVRDSDSQYNYTYPLTAPERTSQGMRYRIGVIADLDTNSASQKKLTWFSYMRRGYLLVSQSGDQVAVEWDTDKVVLESHLSEKGRGMELSDLVAFNGKLYSVDDRTGIIYHIDGDKAVPWVILPDGDGNVAKGFKAEWLAVKDEHLYIGGLGKEWTTTEGEFVNNNPEWVKVVGFRGDVQHENWVPRYKSMKVAAGIEPPGYFIHESAAWSDTLQRWFFLPRRASKERYEETADERRGTNLVLSCSPDFKDIKVSRVGPHIPTHGFSSFKFIPNTDDQIILALKSEEDAGKIATYITAFTLDGRILLHETKIGDVKYEGLEFI; encoded by the exons ATGTCTGCTCCTCCAGGCTACACTCAACTGGAGCAGAATGAGTCTATGAACCCTTTGCGTATCTCTGTAGGAGGCCTTCCCATGCTGGCTTCCATGGCTAGTCCCACCGACCCTCGGTTCCGGCTCAAGTGGAGGCCCATCGTGGCCGTGGCCGCATCCCTGGCCttacttcttcttctcctcatgcACTTTGGTTCAGGCCGCTCATACAGCTCGCAGGGCTGGAGACCCTGCCACGGCAGCGCAGTCAGGGACAGTGATTCGCAGTACAACTACACCTACCCTCTAACTGCACCTGAGCGCACATCGCAGGGAATGCGCTACCGCATCGGGGTTATCGCGGACCTGGACACGAACTCTGCCAGTCAGAAGAAGCTGACGTGGTTCAGCTACATGCGGAGGGGGTACCTGCTGGTGTCGCAGAGTGGAGACCAGGTGGCGGTTGAATGGGACACTGACAAAGTGGTGCTGGAGAGTCACCTGTCAGAGAAGGGCAGGGGCATGGAGCTTTCTGATTTGGTGGCGTTCAATGGAAAACTCTACTCCGTCGACGATAGAACGGGTATCATCTACCATATAGACGGAGACAAGGCTGTGCCCTGGGTTATCCTGCCTGATGGAGATGGGAATGTTGCCAAAG GGTTTAAAGCTGAGTGGCTGGCAGTAAAGGATGAGCACCTGTACATTGGTGGCCTGGGGAAAGAGTGGACAACCACTGAAGGCGAGTTTGTCAACAACAACCCAGAGTGGGTGAAAGTGGTGGGCTTCCGGGGTGATGTGCAGCACGAAAACTGGGTTCCCAGGTACAAATCCATGAAAGTAGCTGCGGGAATTGAGCCGCCAG GATATTTTATTCACGAGTCGGCCGCCTGGAGCGACACCTTACAGCGATGGTTTTTCCTCCCACGTCGCGCCAGCAAAGAGCGCTACGAGGAGACGGCGGACGAGCGCCGCGGGACCAACCTCGTCCTGAGCTGCTCGCCCGATTTCAAAGACATCAAAGTGAGCCGTGTGGGGCCACATATCCCCACGCACGGTTTCTCTTCGTTCAAGTTCATCCCCAACACAGATGACCAAATCATCCTGGCGCTCAAGTCAGAAGAAGACGCGGGAAAGATTGCGACCTACATCACGGCCTTCACTCTTGACGGACGCATTCTCTTACACGAGACTAAGATTGGTGATGTGAAATACGaaggtttagagtttatatAG